GCTTAGGGCAATTGAAAAAAAAGACGCAAAGCTTGCGGAAAAAACTGAATTCGCGCACGGGCTTGGGGTAAAAGCCTTTGAGCGGGGTAAAGCGCAGATAGCCGATAAATTACCCATAACCAGCATGGAAGACATTCAGGATAAATTTAAATCAAAAGACAGCTTAAATATCGCGGCGAAAGAAAGCCTTGAATCATATAAAATGATTAATGAAGCCGGCGGAAAAATCACACAGAAAAAAGACGAAATACTGAATTCTATAAATACAACGGATATTAATAAAAAAGCGGAAGATATGAAAAAAGCGGCTGAAAACCTTAAAGGGATAAAAGTGTCATCTGTTGAAGATATTCCCGCGGCAAAAGCCAAACTTGATGAACTAAATAAAGTGTACGCGGAACTTCAGGACGCAAAGAAACAGCTTGAAGGGATAAAAATAAAGGCGGAAAGTTTTTATGCGTATTCGGCATCATCGCTTAATGAAATAGAAGCAGCCAAAGAAAGGGATGTTAACAGGGCCATGTCGATGATGAACATTAACATCTTAAACCCTTCAGAAATAGAAAAAGCGCTGATTGGCCCTGTATGGTATTCAAGGATACGCAATTTGCTTGATACGGCCCGCCTTGCCAACAGGTATATTCCGGTTAAAAAGAAGAAGAAATACGCGGAAATTAAAAGGCTGCACGGGACAGACATAATATTTACTGACAAACAGTACCCTTCTTTCTGGATAAAAAAACTGTCACTATCCGGAGGTTCCGCTGAAAATACTGGGTTGGGGATATCGGGGACGATTACAGATTTGACCGCGGAACAGTACATAACCGGCATGCCGATAAGGATTAACTTAAACGGGGTTAAAGGCAATAAAAATGTAGTTGTGGACGGCGTAATTGATCACAGGGAAAAGATAAACGATTCCATTACGGCTGTTATGTCCGGTATGCCGGAAGAATATACTGCCGGATACGGAAACGTTAGTATGAAATCAAGAAATCTGCGTTCAAAAGTAACCCTTATAAACAAGGACAGCTTTATTTCAATAAAAGGAAGCGCGGAAATAAACAATCCGGTTTTCACTGCGGGAAACACCAAGGACCTTACATATCAGGCCTTAAGTTCAATTGACGGTATCGCGGTCGGGTTCGCGCTTATTAACGGCGTAAACGGCCTTAGCATTGATATAAACTCTGATATCAAAGACCGGCTTACAAAAGCAGCTGCAAAGCTGTATGGGAAAAAAGCTGAAGAACTGAAAAAACGTCTTAACGATCAGGTGGAAAATACGATTAAATCAGAGAAAGATAAGCTTTTAAAGCAGGCGGACGGATATAAAGCGCAGCTGATTTCAAAAACGGGCGGTTATGCGTCTTCTCTTAAAGATGCGGAAGCGGAAATAGAAAAAGTAAAATCCGAAATAAACAGCAAAATATCAGCAGCGCAGAAAAAAGGAACTGAAAATATGTTAAAAGGTATTTTAAAATAAATTATTAACTTTTTTTATTTGAGCATATGAGTTATATTTTTTTCGGCAAAAAAAATGGACATTTAACAAACGGCTTTGTATAATGAAATGTCTTTAAAAATTACAATGCCTTGTGTTATTTATGTATACGGTATCTTAAAACCGTTTATAGCCGCATAAGGCCTAAAAAACAATCACGAAAAGGTCGTATATATGTCTTCAGCTTATATCATTAAAATTGACAGTGAAGAAACAAAGAGAATCCTGAATGAAAACCTTCCTGCTCTAAAGGATGACCCTTCAGCTGAATTAATATCATTTAACCGTGTGGAATTAAACGGCAAAGGCAGTGATTTTAAGGTTGAAGTCACCCTGGATATCAAAGAGGGCGTGACGGCCGTGTACCTCTGCGCGCTTAAAGGCGTTATAGAGAATAATGCCAAGATGCCGGCTTCTTTTAATATAAATTTTGAAGAAGGCGGCGCTACAGAGAAACAGATAAAGGAATTATGGGCGTTTTTTGCCGAAAGGGTTGACGAGGCGCGCACCTGGCTTTTAAGTACAAAACCTTCATTTCCGGGAAACGGGCTGGAACTTATCTGCGAAAACGAATTCATTGCCGGCAAACTTTCCGACTTCAGGGTGCAGGCTTCTATAAGAAAAGGAATCAGGGAATTTTTCGGAAGGGACATTGAGATTACTTCCGTTAAAACTTCGGCGATGCCCGCGGAACAGCCGGCGGCAGAACCTGAGGCGGCTTCCATAAAAATAACGGGCAAGCGGGAAAAAGAAAGCAAGGTGCTTGTAACGGAAGAAGTAAAGGGTGCCGTTAAACTAATAAATTCAATATCAGAAGCCGGGAAATACGTTTTAGAAGGCAGGGTGTTTTTTGACCCGGATGCCGAACCAATAAGCGAACTTAAAAATAAAAAAGGCACATATATTGTAAAGTTTTATATTACGGATGACGCGGATACTTTAAAATGTATAGCTTTTGTTGATGAAAATGACGGGCTTAGGGATACGTTATCCACGCTTTCTTATGTAAGGCTTTCGGCGGAAGTGTCATATGATGACCGTGACGGCGAATTATCCGCAAAAGTAAGAAGAATAAACCGGATTAAAGCGCCGGAGCGGCATGATACTGCAGCGGCAAAAAGAGTGGAACTTCACGCGCACACCAAATTAAGCGCAATGGATTCATTAATGGCGCTGGATGATTACATAAAGACCGCGGCTAACTGGGGCCACACAGCGGTGGCAATAACCGACCATGGAGTGGTGCACTCTTTCCCGGACGCGTATAACAGGCTTGTCGGCTATTATGAAAAAAAGCATAAAGACCTTTTTACCAAAGACAGAACAAGGCGCGAAGGATATCTGGATGCAATTGAAAAAAGGGGCGCCACAAAACTTATCTTTGGCATGGAAGGGTATCTTGTGGATGACAGGGAAGCCAAAGACGAAGAACATGATAAACCATGGCACATAATAATACTTGCAAAAAATTATACCGGTTTAAAGAACCTGTACAAAATTGTTTCCGCTTCACACCTTGAATATTTTTACAAAAAACCACGGATACCGCGTTCGCTTTTAAATGCCAACAGGGAAGGGCTTGTCCTTGGCACGGCGTGTTATCTGGGTGAACTTTATCAGGCGATTCTTGAACAGAAGCAGGAAAAAGTAATAGAAGAGATAGCCGCCCGTTATGATTACTTTGAAATACAGCCGGATACAAATAACATGTTTCTTCTGAAAAACGGAACTCTGGCATCCATAGAAGACCTTCACAGGATAAATAAACGCATAGTGGAACTTGGAAAGAAAATGTATAAACCTGTGGCTGCCACCTGTGATGTGCACTTTTTAAATAAAAAAGACCGCACCTACAGGGAATTTCTGATGTTGGCAATGGGGTTTGATGAGGCGGATGCGGAGCTGTATTTAAGGACCACCGATGAAATGCTTGAAGAGTTTGCTTATCTGGGGCCGGAATCTGCCAAAGAAGTGGTAATTACAGCCCCGCAGAAAATTGCAGCCATGATAGAACCTGCTTTGGAACCGGTACCGTCAAAAATTCATCCGCCTTCGCTTCCTGATGCTGACAATAAAATACGTGAAGCCACATGGAACCGCGCGGGTGAACTGTATGGTGATAATGTTCTGCCGGAAGTTAAAGAAAGGATAGACAGGGAGCTTAAATCCATCATAGGTAATAATTACGCGGTGCTTTATTTGATAGCAAAAGTGATGGTGGAACGCAGCAATCTGGACGGTTATATTGTGGGTTCAAGGGGTTCTGTGGGGTCGTCAATTGTGGCGTATCTTTGCGGGATATCAGAAGTCAACCCCCTGCAGGCGCACCACCTTTGCCCTAAATGCAAATACATGGAATTCATAGATACGGAACTTGCGGGAGTGGACATGGATCCTAAAAAATGCCCGCAGTGCAAAACTGAAATGACGCGCGACGGTTTCAATATACCCTTTGAAACTTTCATGGGGTTTAAAGGCGATAAAGTCCCGGATATAGACCTTAACTTTTCCGGCGAATATCAGGAAAAGATACACAATTTTCTTATAAATATGTTCGGTAAAGAAAAGGTCTTTAAAGCCGGTACAATTAACACGCTGCAGCAGAATGCCATAAAAAAAGATTTCATGAGTAAATATATAGAAAAAACCGGAGCTAATCTTAAAAACGCAGAAAAGATGAGGCTGGCCATGGGATGCGCAGACGTAAAGCGCGGCACAGGACAGCACCCGGGCGGGCTTATGCTTGTTCCCGATGACAAGGAAATATGCGATTTTACCCCGGTGCAGTACGCGCCGGATAAGGTATCCATTACCACGCACTTTGATTACCATTTTATACATGATACGCTTGTAAAGATAGATGCCCTTGGACACGAATTGCCCACAAGTTTAAAACACATCTGCGAGGATTTAAATATTAAAGTAACTGATATACCCATTGATGACAAAAAAACCATGCAGATTTTCAGCAGTTTAAAACCGCTGAATGTAAACCCTGAAAATTATGACAGTCAGATAGGCACACTGGGTGTTCCGGAATTTGGCACCGGTTTTTTAAGGCAGATGTTAAATGACACCAAGCCAAAGACTTTTTCGGAACTTGTTTATATCTCCGGGCTTTCACACGGGACCAATGTGTGGGTGGGAAACGCGCAGGAACTTATCAATAAAAAGACCGCCACTCTTAAGGAAGTAATTTCCACAAGGGATGACATCATGGAATACCTTATTAGAAAAGGGCTTGAAAAGGGGCTTGCGTTTTCAATAATGGAAAGTGTCCGAAGAGGCAGGGGGCTTACTCCGGAATTTGAAAAGGCCATGAAAGAACACAAGGTGCCTGAATGGTACATTGAATCCTGTAAGAAAATAAAATACATGTTCCCCAAAGCTCACGCTGTGGCATATACCATAATGTCTTTCAGAATAGCGTACATAAAGATTCACCATCCGGAGCATTTTTACGCCGACTATCTTAACAGGGACATAGGCGGTTTTGAATATGAATTTATGGCAATGGACCTTGAAGCGGTAAAAAAACGGCTGCGCGAGTCCAAGTTTATGAAAGAAGCGGATAAAAAAGAAAAAGACAGGTTTAAAGTGCTTGAAGTACTGGTGGAAATGAAAGACCGCGGTTATGTCTTTTCAAAAGTTGACCTTTATAAATCGCATCCCACGCGTTTTATTGTAAAGGAAGGTAAAATATTACCGCCTTTAATTGCCGTGCCGGGGCTTGGCGAGAAAGTCGCCATAAGCGTTTCTATTGAAAGGCACAAGTCGCAGTTTACATCCGTAGAAGACCTTGTCAAAAGGACAAAAGTCAATAAAAGTGTGGTAGAATTCATGAAGTTAAATAATTTAGCGGGCAGCCTTCCGGATTCGGATCAGGCGGTACTTTTTTAAACAGGGGTAATAATGACAAGGATTAAAAGTGTTTACGTGAACAGTTTTCTTTTCCTATCGGTGGCTCTGATATCAATTCATCCGGTCTTTTTCCCTTCAAAATTTTCATTTATAACCGTGCTTTTATACCTTATTGCGCTTGCGTTTTTTCAGTATTACGGGGAAGAAACCGGCAGCGATAAAAAAGGGGCGCGTTCACTGATGTTTTTAGGGGCGGGGCTGCTTATTATTTCCGCGGCACAGTATATTTTCTCGTTCTTCATTCAAAGGACGGCGGGCGCAGCTTCAATTATGATGATTGCAGGCGGGGTCCTGGTTTTTCTGTCGTCGCGCGAAGGCGCGGGTGTCAGAGAGGGCAAAGAACAGGCGGTAAAACCTGTTTATGAAATGGTGTTTCTTGCCGTAATTACCGCGGCGGCGTTTTTCTTAAGAATATATAAAATAGATGAAATACCGCTTGGGGTGTGGTTTGATGAGGCCCAGAACGGAAATGAAGTAATATCAATGCTGGCTACAAACAGGCTGGAAGTTTTCATACCAAGATTAACACAGATGCCCGCCATGTTCACATGGCTTGCATCTGTGTTTGTAAAAATATTGGGTCCGGATATATTATCTCTTAAGATGGTGTCTGTTGTACTTGGGACGCTGTGCGTGCCTGCTTTTTATTTTCTTGCCAAACGCGTATTTGGCAGCGCGCGTTATGCGGCTGCGGCTGCCGCGCTTCTGGCTTTTTCACGGTGGCATATTACTTTTTCCAGGGTGGCCTTTCTTGGAATGCAGGCAATTTTTATAGAAATTTTATTTTTCTATTTTTATATACGGATGATAGAAGATAATAAATGGTACTTCGCCGCGCTGGCGGGTTTCATTGCCGGGCTTGGGCTGTACTCTTTTTCTTCCGCTAATATGGTGGTGATAATAGCCGGCACGCACCTTTTTGTAATGTTTCTTAGAGATAAAAAAGATTTTATTAAAAAGCACCTTAAAAAAGTAATGATTGCCGGTACAATAGGGCTTATAACTGCCGCGCCGCTTATTACCTATGCGGTAAATAACTGGCAGGATTACACAAGGCGTGTAAAAGACATAAATATCACGCAGGAAATAAAAGAAAAGGGAAGTTTAAAGCCGCTGTTATTAAGTGTTAAACTGCATCTGCTTATGTTTAATTTTGAAGGCGATTACAACGGCAGGCATAACCTTTATAAAGCCCCTCTGGTGGATAGTATTTCCGGAGTACTTCTTGTGGCGGGTGTGTTTACAGCGGCGGCATCAGCCGGGGCGAATTCGCTGTGGCTGTTGTGGTTCTTTTTGATGTTGTTGCCGGGTATGATGACTATTACAATAGAAGCGCCTCAGGCATACAGGGCATCTTCCGTGATACCTGCCCTTTATATTCTTATCCTCATTGCTTTTAAAAAAATAGAAACCAGCCTGTTTCTGCTTGGAAAAAAAACATTAAGGTTTAATATTGCGGCGGCAATTATTATAACTGCCATTGCTGTAATAAATGTACATCAGTATTTTGTTGTGTACCCTTCACAAAAATCAGCTTATATGGATTATTCACCGGAAGCCAACGGTATCAGCCGGCTTATAAATGAAAAAGCCCGGGACTGGCATTTCTATGTATCTGAAGCAAGAAAGATGTATGGTTTTTACAGTTTTGAACAGAAGATTATTTTAAAATTCACCACATACAACAAGGCAAAATTTTCATACTTAAGTAATGAAACCAACAGTATTTATCCTTCGTTTCTGCAGGGTAAAAAAGGAATAGGCGTTATTGTAAGGCCGACTGATACTGATATAATAGACTCTATGAAATCCCAATTTCCGGCGGCAGTACCGGAAATCATCGATAATCCGCATACAGGGGAAGAGATATTCAGATGCTATTACATAGATACAAAAAAACTGCAGCCGGATAAAAAAGGGCTGTTTGTTGTTTCGCAGACGGAGATAATAAATGATCAGGAATAAATTCAGATTTGCCGTAATTGCCTGTTTTTTAATGACGGCTGCGGTATTTCCGCTGTCAGCCCAGCAGTATCCCTTCAGCGTGTATTATCTTATAGAGGGAAAAAGCGTAAAACCGGCAGAGACTTTGGATTATGGAACGCGTCAGTTTACGGCATATCCCTTAAGGATAAAAGAATTCACATTTTCTTCTCCATATTACGCATATGAAGGCACCACGTTAATGAAGGAGTTCGGAGAAGAAATTTTGGCTTCAATACCTGAAAAAGGCAGGGCTAATGCCGTACATATAGCCGGTGCCGTTTATTCGTATATCACAGCCACTGTACAGGATGCCCCGGATAAATATGAAATGACATCTGATTTACACAAAATTAATCAGTCAGGGCTTTTTGCGTTAAGAAGCAAAACGGGAAACCTGCTTGAAAAGTGCAGGGCGGCAACAGCGCTTTTAAGATGTTTTACAATTCCTGCAAGAATTATATATTATGAAGGGCATTACGCGGTAGAGTATTATATAAAACCTCTGAAAGGAAACAGCGCCTGGGTTATTATGGATTTTACGAATGAAAATAAAGACAGGCATACCGGCCCCGTGGAATGGCAGCCGGTATCTTTGAAAGAATTATTAAATGAAGAAATAAATTCCGGTGAAGCGTCCCTTCAAACAGCAGGTGTGACGCAGGTATTTTTTAATGAAAAGACAGAAGCGGCGGAGGTTTTTGACAAACTAAAAACTGACAATGTCACACTTGTTTCAAATGAAATGCCGCAGGGGAAGTTTTACCTTATAAGAAAAACAGATTACATTATACAGACTTCTGTTTCTGTAACTGCAAAAGCACCGTGCGAGATAGAATTTACAATGCCCTTTAATGACAGGGATACTTTTAACCCGGGGGCGCCTTATTTTAGGACTTTTGGTTATTATGTAATTTCAAAAAATCAGAATCTTAAAATACAGTATAAAAGGGCGCATACAAGGGTTAATCCGCCTATGGACGGCAGGGTGTATTCACTGCCGGTAAAGTTCTGGGCGGAATAAAAATTACTCCGTAATTTTTATATTTGTGTTGAAAACACTGATTATTTGGTTTATAGTGTAATAAATAAATACAAATTATGGAGGGAAAGATGAAAAAAGTCCTCTTTTTAACTGCGGCGGCCGCAGCGATGTTTATACTGGGCGGATGCGGACAGGATGTTAATTTTACGGTATATAATCATTCAGGGATAGTACCTTCAGGAAATCAATATATAGGCATTACGGTGGAAGCAGACGGTACTGACTCACTTTCTTTCTTTCCCACGCAGAATGCCCTGTCAGACAGCGAAATAACCGATGGCAACAGCAGGGTAATTAAGGTGAAGGAAAGCAAGACCGTATCTGTAAATGCATGGGGGCAGGCTTTTGTGACAGGGACAGACGGGGCGCTTACAACTGAATCATTTGAAATTGGGCCGCAGACAGCGGTGGTTTACGGTGGTTTTCCAAGTGCGCCCGACTGGTACGCAGCTGTATTTATGAATGAAATAACCATATATAAAAAGTAAAGGCAATAATGCATAAAAAACTTGTAACGTTTTTCCGGCAGTTATCCCGCGAAGTAAAAAAAGGAGTTTCTTCAAAAGCTGTCGGAAAGAATTCCAAAGGCCAGACTACAAAGTTTTTTGATGTATACTGTGAAAGTCGGATAATTGCTTTTCTTAAAAAAAACATCACATATAAAACCACGATAATTTCCGAGGAAATTGCCGAACCTTTTGTCATAAATGAAAAAGCTAAAACGCCGATGCATTATATAATCATAGACCCCGTTGACGGGTCTGATAACTACATGAACTCCGTGGGTTTTGTATGTGTGGGGATTGCTGTTTTTGACAGTAATTATGAACCTGTAATGTCGTTTGCCGGGAATTATTTTACAGGAGACTATTTTTACGCTGATAAAAAGACAGCGGTAATAAACGGCAAAAAAGCCTGTATAAAGAAAACATCCGCACCTGTAAGAAATTCAGCATTACTTGTCATGTCAAATAATACTTTTAAAGACGGGCAGGCGCTTTTAAAATTTGCCGACAGTTTTGAAAGTATCAGGTCGCTTG
The Candidatus Goldiibacteriota bacterium HGW-Goldbacteria-1 DNA segment above includes these coding regions:
- a CDS encoding PolC-type DNA polymerase III, encoding MSSAYIIKIDSEETKRILNENLPALKDDPSAELISFNRVELNGKGSDFKVEVTLDIKEGVTAVYLCALKGVIENNAKMPASFNINFEEGGATEKQIKELWAFFAERVDEARTWLLSTKPSFPGNGLELICENEFIAGKLSDFRVQASIRKGIREFFGRDIEITSVKTSAMPAEQPAAEPEAASIKITGKREKESKVLVTEEVKGAVKLINSISEAGKYVLEGRVFFDPDAEPISELKNKKGTYIVKFYITDDADTLKCIAFVDENDGLRDTLSTLSYVRLSAEVSYDDRDGELSAKVRRINRIKAPERHDTAAAKRVELHAHTKLSAMDSLMALDDYIKTAANWGHTAVAITDHGVVHSFPDAYNRLVGYYEKKHKDLFTKDRTRREGYLDAIEKRGATKLIFGMEGYLVDDREAKDEEHDKPWHIIILAKNYTGLKNLYKIVSASHLEYFYKKPRIPRSLLNANREGLVLGTACYLGELYQAILEQKQEKVIEEIAARYDYFEIQPDTNNMFLLKNGTLASIEDLHRINKRIVELGKKMYKPVAATCDVHFLNKKDRTYREFLMLAMGFDEADAELYLRTTDEMLEEFAYLGPESAKEVVITAPQKIAAMIEPALEPVPSKIHPPSLPDADNKIREATWNRAGELYGDNVLPEVKERIDRELKSIIGNNYAVLYLIAKVMVERSNLDGYIVGSRGSVGSSIVAYLCGISEVNPLQAHHLCPKCKYMEFIDTELAGVDMDPKKCPQCKTEMTRDGFNIPFETFMGFKGDKVPDIDLNFSGEYQEKIHNFLINMFGKEKVFKAGTINTLQQNAIKKDFMSKYIEKTGANLKNAEKMRLAMGCADVKRGTGQHPGGLMLVPDDKEICDFTPVQYAPDKVSITTHFDYHFIHDTLVKIDALGHELPTSLKHICEDLNIKVTDIPIDDKKTMQIFSSLKPLNVNPENYDSQIGTLGVPEFGTGFLRQMLNDTKPKTFSELVYISGLSHGTNVWVGNAQELINKKTATLKEVISTRDDIMEYLIRKGLEKGLAFSIMESVRRGRGLTPEFEKAMKEHKVPEWYIESCKKIKYMFPKAHAVAYTIMSFRIAYIKIHHPEHFYADYLNRDIGGFEYEFMAMDLEAVKKRLRESKFMKEADKKEKDRFKVLEVLVEMKDRGYVFSKVDLYKSHPTRFIVKEGKILPPLIAVPGLGEKVAISVSIERHKSQFTSVEDLVKRTKVNKSVVEFMKLNNLAGSLPDSDQAVLF